Proteins encoded by one window of Leptospiraceae bacterium:
- a CDS encoding phage portal protein, with protein sequence MGKLIPKYIKNGNDSKIQHAFPETYLKLLLTDPNPYMSGQMLQEKMAAQLKLNNNAFSYIVRDEFGHAREIYPLSAAGAESIYDNGILYLKFILINGELVTFPYSDIIHLRQEFHNNEIFGDSPIEILKPLFEIVKTPSKGFFHTIKKKGMLKWFLNDKGDIKKSSQNQKAKDFKKLYLSPDKEIGDAKLNSKLEVTDDYLLSELLKDEITTKIYNLFGTNEKIIQSSFTSDEWLVYYQSEIEPIAKQLSDEYTRKLFSRYERECGNSIVFTS encoded by the coding sequence GTGGGAAAGCTCATTCCAAAGTATATAAAAAACGGGAATGATAGCAAGATCCAGCACGCATTTCCAGAGACTTATTTAAAACTTTTACTCACAGACCCAAATCCTTATATGAGTGGTCAGATGTTGCAAGAAAAAATGGCAGCACAATTAAAACTCAACAATAATGCGTTTTCCTATATTGTGCGCGATGAATTTGGTCATGCAAGAGAAATATATCCTCTTTCCGCAGCCGGTGCAGAATCTATATACGACAACGGCATATTGTATTTAAAATTTATTTTAATCAACGGCGAATTAGTTACCTTTCCCTATTCGGATATCATTCATTTGAGGCAAGAGTTTCACAATAATGAAATATTTGGAGATAGCCCCATCGAAATACTAAAACCGTTATTCGAAATAGTGAAAACTCCTAGCAAAGGTTTTTTTCATACAATTAAGAAAAAGGGAATGCTTAAATGGTTTTTAAACGATAAAGGTGATATAAAGAAAAGCTCACAAAACCAAAAAGCGAAAGATTTTAAAAAGTTATATTTAAGTCCTGATAAAGAAATAGGCGATGCAAAATTAAACAGCAAGCTTGAGGTTACAGATGATTATCTACTTAGTGAGTTGCTAAAGGATGAGATTACAACAAAAATTTACAACCTATTTGGGACGAACGAGAAAATTATTCAATCTAGTTTCACATCAGACGAATGGCTAGTCTATTACCAATCAGAGATTGAACCAATCGCAAAACAATTGAGTGATGAATACACAAGAAAGCTTTTTTCGAGATACGAAAGAGAGTGCGGCAATTCAATAGTATTCACATCTTAA